From Xyrauchen texanus isolate HMW12.3.18 chromosome 12, RBS_HiC_50CHRs, whole genome shotgun sequence, one genomic window encodes:
- the LOC127652360 gene encoding uncharacterized protein LOC127652360, with amino-acid sequence MAAISFTTAASVSSPTNSVASATPVHSVATLPSPTISATAQSPITLAKSVPSHFSLKAVVVSTTTTTATAVQDNLNNSTSATGLTVVNQCIQEAWSGKNVYVLLSRIGPYKIFFADINKTAPNNELESEVINAYMSLLVKRFNTHSEVQAFQIDTFEMTKIWNGKRSKLKVDPTMYKYLIGIVNDHHHWTVVIMLPSQRRALFLDPMGEISKSKKVSGCIKDAMCQGGLAERCLTQSKKMAHHVVSLL; translated from the exons ATGGCTGCAATATCTTTCACCACTGCTGCATCTGTGTCATCCCCTACCAACTCTGTAGCATCTGCAACACCTGTACATTCAGTTGCAACCTTGCCATCACCCACCATCTCTGCCACAGCACAATCACCTATAACCTTAGCAAAATCTGTGCCTTCTCACTTCAGCTTAAAAGCAGTTGTGGTatcaaccaccaccaccacagcaaCAGCAGTACAGGACAACCTCAACAACAGTACCTCAGCAACAGGGTTAACAGTTGTTAACCAAT GTATCCAAGAGGCTTGGTCAGGAAAAAATGTCTATGTGTTGCTGTCCAGAATTGGACCATACAAAATCTTCTTTGCAGACATTAATAAAACTGCTCCAAATAATGAGCTTGAAAGTGAG GTCATAAATGCATACATGTCTCTTCTTGTAAAGAGATTCAATACACATTCAGAAGTACAAGCATTCCAAATTGACAcatttgaaatgacaaaaatctGGAATGGAAAAAGATCAAAACTAAAG GTTGATCCCACAATGTACAAATATCTCATTGGCATTGTGAATGACCATCACCACTGGACAGTTgtg ATTATGCTACCATCCCAAAGGAGGGCTTTGTTCCTTGATCCCATGGGAGAAATTTCTAAATCTAAAAAGGTGTCAGGATGTATCAAG GATGCcatgtgtcaaggtggtcttgcCGAACGCTGTCTCACCCAAAGCAAAAAGATGGCACATCATGTGGTGTCTTTGCTTTGA